The following are encoded in a window of Sminthopsis crassicaudata isolate SCR6 chromosome 3, ASM4859323v1, whole genome shotgun sequence genomic DNA:
- the RNF223 gene encoding RING finger protein 223 isoform X1 produces MSAIEREHTFPPGQWGHLDALSGNFDTTRCPWQRKAKASGIPRAARRGTCHGSGRSRGNSHGKTREPSQVASPPFGLEGQAGPQLPQPEAQIGAMSSTQQVWHTAVPPPCLSSPTAVVPMVPVSPPAPGSPEDKSEKVSSPLECSICFTGYDNIFKTPKVLSCTHVFCLECLARLMAAQPIGQSEDTIPCPLCRQPTAVPLSGAPALRTNQELLASLAPHLRKEEPVWMDGSKLCYRPPLPSSTAEPPACICLDVALSKPEAVHLPSPLPPRRRGFLARCSYCSDWKRIFLTIVLLIILFCIVLWPVQCALKTGNLRCFTRSPSGVAHRPNPSTLPLDDN; encoded by the exons ATGAGTGCTATAGAGAGAGAGCACACCTTCCCACCTGGTCAGTGGGGCCACTTGGACGCCCTGTCCGGGAACTTTGACACTACCAGGTGTCCCTGGCAGCGGAAGGCAAAGGCATCTGGGATACCCAGGGCGGCAAGAAGAGGGACCTGCCACGGATCTGGAAGGAGCCGGGGAAACTCCCACGGGAAGACTCGGGAGCCCAGCCAAGTGGCCAGCCCACCCTTTGGCCTGGAGGGCCAGGCCGGGCCCCAGCTGCCACAGCCGGAAGCCCAG ATCGGAGCCATGTCATCCACCCAGCAAGTGTGGCACACGGCGGTGCCCCCGCCATGCCTGAGCAGCCCCACGGCGGTGGTGCCCATGGTGCCCGTGTCCCCTCCGGCCCCAGGCTCCCCCGAGGACAAATCGGAAAAGGTGTCGTCCCCGCTGGAGTGCTCCATCTGCTTCACGGGCTACGACAACATCTTCAAGACCCCCAAGGTCCTCTCTTGCACACACGTTTTCTGCTTGGAGTGCCTGGCCCGGCTCATGGCGGCCCAGCCCATCGGGCAGTCAGAGGACACCATCCCCTGCCCCCTCTGCCGCCAGCCCACGGCCGTGCCGCTGTCCGGCGCCCCCGCCTTGCGCACCAACCAAGAGCTGCTGGCCTCCCTGGCCCCCCACCTGCGCAAGGAGGAGCCGGTCTGGATGGACGGCAGCAAACTCTGCTACAGGCCCCCCCTGCCGTCCAGCACGGCCGAGCCCCCCGCCTGCATCTGCCTGGACGTGGCCCTGAGCAAGCCGGAGGCCGTCCACCTGccatcccccctccctccccgccGCAGAGGCTTCCTGGCCAGGTGTTCCTACTGCAGTGACTGGAAAAGGATTTTCCTCACCATTGTGCTGCTGATTATCCTCTTCTGCATAGTCCTGTGGCCGGTTCAGTGCGCCCTCAAGACTGGCAACCTCCGCTGCTTCACCCGGTCCCCTTCCGGCGTGGCTCACCGGCCCAATCCCTCCACCTTGCCTCTGGACGATAATTAA
- the RNF223 gene encoding RING finger protein 223 isoform X2, with the protein MSSTQQVWHTAVPPPCLSSPTAVVPMVPVSPPAPGSPEDKSEKVSSPLECSICFTGYDNIFKTPKVLSCTHVFCLECLARLMAAQPIGQSEDTIPCPLCRQPTAVPLSGAPALRTNQELLASLAPHLRKEEPVWMDGSKLCYRPPLPSSTAEPPACICLDVALSKPEAVHLPSPLPPRRRGFLARCSYCSDWKRIFLTIVLLIILFCIVLWPVQCALKTGNLRCFTRSPSGVAHRPNPSTLPLDDN; encoded by the coding sequence ATGTCATCCACCCAGCAAGTGTGGCACACGGCGGTGCCCCCGCCATGCCTGAGCAGCCCCACGGCGGTGGTGCCCATGGTGCCCGTGTCCCCTCCGGCCCCAGGCTCCCCCGAGGACAAATCGGAAAAGGTGTCGTCCCCGCTGGAGTGCTCCATCTGCTTCACGGGCTACGACAACATCTTCAAGACCCCCAAGGTCCTCTCTTGCACACACGTTTTCTGCTTGGAGTGCCTGGCCCGGCTCATGGCGGCCCAGCCCATCGGGCAGTCAGAGGACACCATCCCCTGCCCCCTCTGCCGCCAGCCCACGGCCGTGCCGCTGTCCGGCGCCCCCGCCTTGCGCACCAACCAAGAGCTGCTGGCCTCCCTGGCCCCCCACCTGCGCAAGGAGGAGCCGGTCTGGATGGACGGCAGCAAACTCTGCTACAGGCCCCCCCTGCCGTCCAGCACGGCCGAGCCCCCCGCCTGCATCTGCCTGGACGTGGCCCTGAGCAAGCCGGAGGCCGTCCACCTGccatcccccctccctccccgccGCAGAGGCTTCCTGGCCAGGTGTTCCTACTGCAGTGACTGGAAAAGGATTTTCCTCACCATTGTGCTGCTGATTATCCTCTTCTGCATAGTCCTGTGGCCGGTTCAGTGCGCCCTCAAGACTGGCAACCTCCGCTGCTTCACCCGGTCCCCTTCCGGCGTGGCTCACCGGCCCAATCCCTCCACCTTGCCTCTGGACGATAATTAA